In one Lolium rigidum isolate FL_2022 chromosome 3, APGP_CSIRO_Lrig_0.1, whole genome shotgun sequence genomic region, the following are encoded:
- the LOC124699215 gene encoding uncharacterized protein LOC124699215 encodes MALSSSRPHHLLRRFHASAQALARVDPHEHSQPSGYLGSWGQSAPAAAAAGGGDTREAWARLERLRKGYARDVGTLRKQYAYEAQLLEAERQRKAEARAEAVRAANEERKAAKAAAAQTRAAERRVFELDFRQALMRERAEKLESWRNKEKLKAQKKTDSRELLRKKSSMWISEDKMETKILQAIMHTTPL; translated from the exons atggcgctcTCCTCCTCCCGGCCGCAccacctcctccgccgcttccacGCCTCCGCCCAGGCTCTCGCGCGGGTGGACCCGCACGAGCACTCGCAGCCAAGCGGCTACCTCGGGAGCTGGGGCCAGTCCGCCCCCGCCGCGGCcgcagcgggcggcggcgacacGCGGGAGGCGTGGGCGAGGCTCGAGCGGCTGCGCAAGGGGTACGCGCGCGACGTGGGGACGCTGCGCAAGCAGTACGCCTACGAGGCGCAGCTGCTGGAGGCCGAGCGGCAGCGCAAGGCGGAGGCGCGCGCCGAGGCCGTCCGCGCCGCCAACGAGGAgcgcaaggccgccaaggccgccgccgcgcAGACCAGGGCCGCAGAGCGCCGCGTCTTCGAGCTCGACTTCCGCCAGGCCCTC ATGAGGGAAAGAGCTGAAAAGCTGGAGAGCTGGAGGAACAAGGAGAAACTCAAAGCACAGAAGAAGACGGACAGCAGGGAGCTCCTGCGCAAGAAGAGCTCTATGTGGATCTCCGAGGATAAAATGGAAACGAAGATTCTCCAGGCTATCATGCATACCACGCCTCTCTGA